In Aegilops tauschii subsp. strangulata cultivar AL8/78 chromosome 3, Aet v6.0, whole genome shotgun sequence, one genomic interval encodes:
- the LOC109778583 gene encoding putative xyloglucan endotransglucosylase/hydrolase protein 1, whose product MASSLQPWFLLLLLPLLSLVLSLAAPAAVFNDNFVAVGGTDANHLVNQGTSVRLVLDRSSGAGFSSKVAYGSGWIQMRIKIPAGYTAGVVTAFYLTSEPEYGDHDEMDFEFLGNVEGKPVALQTNIFLNGKGEREQKFDLWFDPGADFHEYKILWNPYQLVMFVDDTPIRVLKNLTPGQFLVRPMKIRGSLWDGSDWATDNGKYRVDYNRAPFTAVLQGFDVYGCPATGGAPCGSLSLSWNAIRSLTPAQEAAYKNAKSKYMTYDYCTDKSRPNFHLPGECNNN is encoded by the exons ATGGCTTCCAGTTTGCAGCCATggtttctcctcctcctcctccccctcctctcttTGGTGCTTAGCCTGGCAGCGCCTGCGGCGGTGTTCAACGACAACTTCGTGGCGGTAGGGGGTACAGATGCTAATCACCTAGTTAATCAGGGGACATCAGTTCGCCTCGTCTTGGATAGGAGCTCCG GGGCTGGATTTAGTTCCAAGGTGGCGTATGGTTCAGGGTGGATCCAAATGAGGATCAAGATACCCGCTGGGTACACTGCTGGGGTTGTAACGGCCTTCTAT CTCACGTCGGAGCCCGAGTACGGTGACCACGATGAGATGGATTTCGAGTTCTTGGGCAACGTGGAGGGCAAGCCGGTGGCTCTCCAGACCAACATCTTCCTGAACGGCAAAGGCGAGAGGGAGCAGAAGTTCGACCTTTGGTTTGACCCGGGTGCCGATTTCCATGAGTACAAGATACTCTGGAACCCCTACCAGCTCGT TATGTTTGTCGACGACACGCCCATACGGGTGCTGAAGAACCTCACGCCCGGCCAGTTCCTGGTGAGGCCGATGAAGATCCGGGGGAGCCTCTGGGACGGCTCTGATTGGGCGACGGACAATGGCAAATACAGGGTCGACTATAACCGTGCGCCGTTCACCGCCGTGTTACAGGGTTTCGACGTCTACGGCTGCCCTGCCACCGGAGGCGCGCCGTGTGGCTCACTGAGCCTGTCGTGGAACGCGATTCGGAGCCTGACGCCCGCGCAGGAGGCGGCGTACAAGAACGCCAAGAGCAAGTACATGACGTACGACTACTGTACCGATAAGTCTAGGCCCAACTTTCATCTACCAGGGGAGTGCAACAATAACTAA
- the LOC109778573 gene encoding xyloglucan endotransglucosylase/hydrolase protein 3-like, which translates to MASSLQPWVLLLIFPLLFLVLSPAALAAVFNDNFVAVGGTDSNHLVDQGTAVRLVLDKSSGAGFSSKEAYGSGFFHMRIKTPPGYSAGVVTAFYLTTEPEQGDHNEVDLEFLGNVDGKPVILQTNIFLNGKGDREQRYELWFDAGADFHDYKILWNPYQLVVFVDDTPIRVLKNLAPSQFPVRPFKIRASIWDGSDWATGNGKYRVDYNRAPFTTVFQDFDVDGCPATGGASCGSPSLSWNAIQSLTPAQWEAYKDAKSKHMTYDYCTNKDRAYAQLPGECNNN; encoded by the exons ATGGCTTCCAGTTTGCAGCCATGGGTTCTCCTCCTCATCTTCCCCCTCCTCTTTTTGGTGCTTAGCCCCGCAGCACTTGCGGCAGTGTTCAACGATAACTTCGTGGCAGTAGGGGGTACAGATAGTAATCACCTAGTTGATCAGGGGACAGCAGTTCGTCTCGTCTTGGATAAGAGCTCCG GGGCTGGATTTAGTTCCAAGGAGGCGTATGGTTCAGGGTTCTTCCATATGAGGATCAAGACACCGCCCGGGTACAGTGCCGGAGTCGTAACGGCCTTCTAT CTCACAACGGAACCCGAGCAAGGTGACCACAATGAGGTGGATTTGGAGTTCCTGGGCAACGTGGACGGCAAGCCGGTCATTCTCCAGACCAACATCTTCCTAAACGGCAAAGGTGACAGGGAGCAGAGGTACGAGCTGTGGTTCGACGCTGGAGCCGATTTCCATGACTACAAGATACTCTGGAACCCCTACCAGCTCGT GGTGTTCGTCGACGACACGCCGATACGGGTGCTCAAGAACCTCGCGCCCAGCCAGTTCCCGGTGAGGCCGTTCAAGATCCGGGCGAGCATCTGGGATGGCTCCGATTGGGCGACGGGCAATGGCAAATACAGGGTCGACTATAACCGTGCGCCGTTCACCACTGTGTTTCAGGACTTCGACGTCGATGGCTGCCCCGCCACCGGTGGCGCGTCGTGTGGCTCGCCGAGCCTGTCGTGGAACGCAATCCAGAGCCTGACGCCCGCGCAGTGGGAGGCGTACAAGGACGCCAAGAGCAAGCACATGACCTACGACTACTGTACCAATAAGGACAGGGCGTACGCCCAGCTGCCGGGAGAGTGCAACAACAACTAA